Part of the Zingiber officinale cultivar Zhangliang chromosome 8A, Zo_v1.1, whole genome shotgun sequence genome, GAAGCCTGCAAACTTTACCAGGTTTGTGTGAAATActaggaggtgtcatataaacttcttcatgaagatcgccatttagaaatgcattcttgacatccatctaagatattctccatcgacaaacagaagcaacaacaatTAGAGTACGAACAGTTGTCACTTTTgcaacaggagcaaatgtttcttTATAATCCATGCCATACTTCTGAAAATAACCTTTAGCAAtaagacgagctttgtatcgttcgatagatccatcatatttagttttgatcttatatacccaacgagaacTAATAGTATGTTTTCCTAGTGGCAATGGAACCAAATCCCATATATATCTCTGATGCAAATCAGTTAGTTCCTCAGCCATAGCACTTTTCTAAAGTGGGTtacaaacaacttctctataggattcatgctcagaaagacaatgaatagatgcaacaaatgaagcaaaagaatgagaataacaagagtaagcaaaatctggtagtttagtagacttacgaacacgagtggattgacgacgatggagagaaggatcatccgtAATCTTAGGAGATAATTGGATAGTGGTAGAAGGAGGAACATATGGAGCGGATATCTCgggaaccaaagtaccagattcaaTTGAACTACTAATAGAATTTGTGGGTGAATTTTCCTCAGTatcggtattgaaaggatcaatacaaagcagatctaactttgtcatattatgcgaattagccggaatagaaaagaatggaatatgctcaagaaacacaacattacgagagacatacaatttttgactaatgggatcaaagcaacgatatcctttttgactaacaGCATAACCTAGAAAGACACAAAGAGTAGACCGAGAGACTTACTTATTACGCTCTATATGTGGACGAAGGACAAAGCAAGTACAACAAAAAATACACAAAGAGAAATAGACAGGAACGtacccatacaatttttcaaaaggtgacaaacctaaATTGTGTGatgttggaattctattaatgacatgAGCATCAGTAAGGATTACTTTTCCCCAAAAGGCACTAGGAATACTGATAGATAATAAAAATGAACGGCCtgtttcaacaagatgtctatgtttcCGTTCAGCCACGCCATTTTGTTCAGAAATATTTGTACACAAGGTTTcatgaatagtaccatcagaagcaagtaaatatgaaaattgattcgaagtgtattcaccccccaaatcacaacaaaaatactttatgacactagaatgttgagtttttacaagagctctaaagttattaaaaattgtAAGATAAATCAGACCTGTatttcataagatagacccaagagtaacaagtgcaatcatcaataaacgaaacataataccttgaccctcccttttgtaggaataggagaggatccccacacatcagaatggataagatcaaatggagtagaagaaaaagaaagacttttagaaaatggtaaggcaGAAAATTTGCCCaatttacaaccactacaatcaaaaatatcaaaactttttaaaggtcctaatgcTCTTGTGGAGGCTAAAAACTACAAACGAGGTGTTGAAACATGACCTAAGCGAGAGTGacacaaataaaaattagaagatgaacgactcagatgaaaagatgataaattcacactcgaagctacaacttctggtaatttgagttgatctaaaacatagagtcctccttgctTATGACTTGTCTCAATCAGCCTTTGAGATTACGGGTCCTGAGCATAATAATTGGATGAAAAAAAAGAGACTAGAtatccagactcacataattgaaTACCAAAAACAAGATTTAAAATAAGACTCagaatataataaatattagtaAGAGATAAAAGAAGATGTAATaattgaaccaacacctactGATGACATAGGAGTAGCATCAgtagtcacaatagatatagatgaactggaagaaaagaaacaaaagatgacaaattggatgacatatgatgggaggcaccagagtccaaaatccacaaggatgaagatatacctaAAATATTAGACGACGACAAACCTATATAAGAGGAAGCTGACATGGTAGAGGGTTGTGACGtaaggaactgttgaaactgctcaaacatatatgaatcaTATTTTCATGAAACATCTGCACGACCAGACATGATGACAGAATGAATAATTCTCAAAATAACCAAATTGTAAGGATACATATTTGTATGATCCGTAAAAACTAATGTTAGGACGACCCGTAGTCACACAAAAAATATGAGGCAGAAAAGGATGTCAAATGTAGAAATCAGTAGCATAGGACGTCAGTGTTAAAATCAGTAGAAAAGGACGTCAGTGCCGAAATTGGCAACATAAGGCTTGGGCACCAAAATCAGTAGTAAAGAGTGTTGGCGCCGAAATTGATAGCACAGGACGTCGGTGccgaaatcgacagaaaataGCGTCGGCGTCGAAATTGGTAGAAAATAATGTTGGCGCCGAAATCGGTAGGACATGACGTCGACGTAGAAATTGACAGAAAATAGATGTCGGGGCCAAAATCAACCGCAAAGAAGgagaaccgctctgataccatgtagaaattaagagaagaaaaaaaactaatcatattattagatcttaaaattgatacaaagtataaggtcttatatagttaagttaagaaactctaaactctataaaaaagaaaaaagtccaaattatcctaaaaattataaacaaataaatatataatttaatcatcatttccaaattaaattttaaatataaataaataataattagagCAATGAGTCTTTTActttattattttgaaaaataagtatTTATTTTTAAGTGTTTTTAATATGGGAAATTGACCCACAATTTTCTGCTAAGTTAGTTACATTGTCCgattttctttatatatatatatattaatcgaTCAATGCGTCCAGATCTGCACGGTTTAAAGCTGCGAATTTTGTTAATCCATCGACGAACGCTCCGATCCGGTCAATGCAATGACTGCCATAGAAACACGTTTTACTTACAACTCGATTAAAATAGTTAATCGCCATTGAACCACGTCTAATAAATAATAGATCTGGCCGGCCTACTTTGGAAAGTCGGCTTATCCATAATCTATATATAAAAACATCCACGTCAATtatcttatttaaaaattttattttaaattttagataaattaattaaaaatcttataTATAAGTTACCATatctattccctaaatttagatttgatgaataataattttcaaagtttaagaaATGAAATCTCTacgctaaaaataaaataattttttttttaatctctctcattcTACTCAATCTCTCCCTTTCCACTcattatataaatataataataaaaaataaaagaaagaggagaaaataaaaaaataaggatgataaaaattttaggatatttaatttattatgtagttaaaaatgattatttaaatttaataaaatagattattattttaaattttagatataataataaagaaaatgaCATGATGCTCTGAACGTTGTTTCTATCTTTATCAAAATCTATTTCTACACTATTAAAGAGGGCATTTCACAGTAAGGTATATTCGAGTCAAAAAACTGAAATTTACATGTCCTTGCGGAAGATCACATCAAGACGTTCTAAGCGTACATCAATTAAATTATTGGTGGATTCTGATGTGCacgtttttctttgttttcagcTCATTCAATGTATTTCGATTTCATATAGCTGCATGATTAAAACGTCAAGCCCCCACTTAAATTATTGGGCTCTTGCTGCTTCTCGTTCTATATATTTATCTAGATCTCTTTCTCTCGATCAATCAGTGAATTACCACAGCAGCTGATTTAGGCCCGCAAATATATTCTATCTCTCAAGAACAAGAATAATCATATATACACCATGGCGAGCGATGGAACTGATCCGGCCATCTCCGACTCAAAGCCTCCGCCATCCCTCGGGAAGAGGATCACCGTCCTTTCCATCGACGGCGGCGGTGTTCGCGGGCTGATCCCCGCGACGATCATCGACTTTCTTGAATCAGAACTGCAGgtacgatatatatatatatatatatatatatatatatatatatatatatatatatatatatatatataccgagAGATTCAagttaattatattaattcttggtgTTGCAGAAACTCGACGGGCCTGATGCGAGAATAGCTGACTACTTCGACGTGATCTCCGGCACGAGCACCGGTGGCCTTGTAGCCACCATGCTCGCCGCTCCCGGAGAGAATAACAAACCACTGTTCGCCGCCAAGGACATTGTTCAGTTCTATTTGGATCACAGTCCCAAGATTTTTCCACAGCAAAGGTTATAAGAATTATATATACATGATAAATTTTTGGATAATTAGGATGAAggatcaaaattaatttaaaaattttactatttatttatttatttcagatCTCCGTTCCTGAGTTCAGCACTGAACTTTGTGGGTGCTCTCGCTGGACCAAAATACAATGGCAAGTATCTTCGCTCAAAGATTCAGGAACTCTTAGGCAACATAAAATTAAGTCAAACTTTGACCAACATCGTCATCCCAACTTTTGACATCAAAATTTCTCAGCCCATCATCTTCTCCAGTTATGaggtaattaactaattaatagtaCTTCTTGGGAATGAAGATTATTTTATAGGCATATCGATGGTGATCAATGTTTTGTTCGCAGACGGAGAAGAATCCGTTGAAGAACGCTCTTCTGTCGGACATCTGCATCAGCACCTCCGCCGCCCCCACATACCTCCCGGGGCATTTCTTTGAAACCCAAGACGACAAAGGAACGACGAAGAGCTTCAACCTCATCGACGGCGGCGTGGCGGCAAATAACCCAGTAAATTCACACACACTTCACATCTAAATGGATATTCTGCTCGTAATTAATCTAGGAGCTAGCTAGTTCTTATATGTGACGTTGATCATGAACAGACGTTATCCGCCATGAGCCAAGTGACGAAGCAGATTCTGAAATCGAACACGGATTTCGACTCGTACGAACCGGTCGACTACAGTCGGTTCCTGGTGCTCTCGATCGGGACCGGAACACCTAAAAAGGCGGAGAATTATAGCGCACAGATGAGCGCTCGATGGGGCTTGCTCGGTTGGTTGTACAACGGAGGAAATACTCCCATCATCGACATTTTCTCCCAGGCGAGCTCAGAGATGGTGGATATCCATCTAGCACATGTTTTTGAGGCACATGACAGTGAAGACCGTTACCTTCGCATACAGGTAGGCATTTAACAAATTATAATTAATCATCATCATAATTAAAATCGTACCAAATTCATCGATTCTAATTGAAACAAACATAAACAAACTGAATGATATATAGGATGATACTTTGACTGGCGATTCGGCTTCGGTGGATAAGTCGACGGAGAAGAACTTGCAGAATTTGGTGGAGATCGGGAAGAAACTGCTGGAGAAGCCGGTGTCGAGGGTGAACCTGGAGACAGGACATTCGGAGCCGGTGGTGGATGGGAAGGGAGGAACCACATCGAACAGGGATCGACTCGTCTACTTCGCCAAGAAGTTGTCGAATGAGAAGAAGCGTCGGCAGGAGAATTTGGCTTCCGCTGCGTGAGAGTTGTGGATCCTGTTGATCTCTGAGAACCATCAAGTAATAATTAATGTTGTTGGGATTGTACCAGTTTATCAAATTTGTGAgcattatttatttgtttaagcTGTTCAATGGAAGCGCGTGATTGTTACATGAGAAAATAATACAGACATGATAAGATTAAAATCCCCACGTCGAtagtgtatttttttatttattttcttgataatttCTTATTACTCAGTCTTCCTACTTTTATGGATCTCATAGTCTTTGCTCTTATAATTTGTGGTGTATTTAAAGGGTCATAGAGGCGTGTAGAAGGTATCTCGATGTAAGATTTTCTTTCATAAGTTAAATTTCTATTTGTCCTATTCTTCTTATATATTCCTCTGTGCTATGGGTGTGTTATTCATCGATTCTAAGCCaacatctggtatcagagctttgaCAGTATAGAACACTCAAGAATCCACAATTCCACAAAAATGTCTCGCATTCCACAAGTTGCTGCGAAGGAGAACGGCGGAGTGTCATTTCCCTATCCGAAGCTAAGCCCTCACAATTACATGTGTATGCAATAAAGACAGAGACGATTCTTGATACCCAGGGAGTCTGGGAGGCGGTGGAGCTAGTGGAAGGAGCCCAAGTAGATATAAAGAAGGACAAAAAGGCACGTGCATACATCTTTCAATGTATCCCCGAAGACATCCTTCTCCAAATTGCAAAAAAGAAGACGGCGAAGGAAGTCTGGGACAACCTTAAAACGAGGTACCTTGGTAGTGATCGGGTGAAGAAGGCACGCGTACAAATGTTGAAGAGCGAGTTTGATGCCCTCCGGATGAAGGAGACCGAGacgattgatgagtttgctggcaaactcaGCGCCATGAGGAGCAAGTTCTCCACCTTTGGTGCCACGCTTGAAGATTCCTCTTTAGTAAAGAAGTTGCTTGAGTCTGTCCCTGATAAGTTCTTccctattgttgtcggtattgagCAGTTTCACGATCTTAAGATGATACCATTTGAGGAGACTATTGGGTGACTGAAGGCGTACGAGGAACGAACACTACGATTACGCGGCAACAACAACGACACTGAAGGTGAGCTCCTACTTACTCATGCCGAATGGCAAATGCAACAGAAGGGGAGCAACGTGGACACTTCGTCAAGAGGCAAGGAGCATGGGTCCATCAGCCCTAGTCGTGGCAAATGGCGTGGGCGTGGGCGGGGGCGCGGTCGTGACTGTGGTACGCCGAGCCAAGACAGTGCAGGAGGCACTAGCAGCAACGACAGAGGCACTCGTGACAAGAGTCGTATAAAGTGTTTCAATTGTGAGAAAATGGGGCATTATGCGTCCGAATGCTACAACAAGTATCGTGATgatgaggctcacctcacttgCGCCACCGATGAAGAGCCAGCACTGATGATGACCGTGTCCCACGAGGAGTCTGACACTAGGCGTGAGCGGTAGGATACCATTCTGCTCAGTGAAGATAGGTTGCTACTGGAGATGTACCGTGATGTTAATAAAGGAGATAAAGACATTTGATACCTTGATAACAGTGCCAGCAACCACATGACTGGCCATCGcgagaagtttcaagaactagatgaaaccatcacCGGGAGGGTGAGATTTAGCGATGGATCAACTattgagatcatgggcaaggggacagttgtgttcgaatgcaagaaCGGCGATCGGAAGGCTCTCCACAAGGTATACTACATTCTgaaac contains:
- the LOC122010283 gene encoding patatin-like protein 2, yielding MASDGTDPAISDSKPPPSLGKRITVLSIDGGGVRGLIPATIIDFLESELQKLDGPDARIADYFDVISGTSTGGLVATMLAAPGENNKPLFAAKDIVQFYLDHSPKIFPQQRSPFLSSALNFVGALAGPKYNGKYLRSKIQELLGNIKLSQTLTNIVIPTFDIKISQPIIFSSYETEKNPLKNALLSDICISTSAAPTYLPGHFFETQDDKGTTKSFNLIDGGVAANNPTLSAMSQVTKQILKSNTDFDSYEPVDYSRFLVLSIGTGTPKKAENYSAQMSARWGLLGWLYNGGNTPIIDIFSQASSEMVDIHLAHVFEAHDSEDRYLRIQDDTLTGDSASVDKSTEKNLQNLVEIGKKLLEKPVSRVNLETGHSEPVVDGKGGTTSNRDRLVYFAKKLSNEKKRRQENLASAA